The genomic interval ATTGAAAATATGTGGATGGCAGTAAAATATCGTGCTGTTTTAAATTGCAGGCTTTACCGGGTAAATCCGGATTGTGAATGACGTGTAAGAAATTGGATTCACTGTTGGTTATGCCATAAATTTTATGATCAGGAGCCAACATCAATTGATAGAATGTTGAAAAAAAAGTATATGGTAATTTATAATGATCAGTAGTATCGATTAATGTATAGGAGTTTGAAATATCAGGTGCATCCAGATTGTATTGATATAAGGAAAAATCTGCAGAAACATAAAGCAATTTGCTATTGGGAGAAAAACAAACACCACGGGGATAATTTCGATTGTCGCTGGCTGGATGATTCAAAGATTTGTAATCAGACAAAATACCAGTACATCGATCAAATCGAAATAAATTCACTCCATTGTATTCTGATACTAAGGCATACCAATTGCCATCCAGAGAAAATGCTGCTTGAGCAGTCCAGTATTGATGAGTCCAGGTATTCCCAATGGCTTGTTTAATAGGGCCTATTATTCCAGCTGGAGTGAAAAGGTATTTGATAAAATTATTACTCGATGATTCATGCATTACAATCCACCAATCGCGACCATTACCATGTTTAATTGCCTGAATGCCGTCAGTAATAAAAGATGTATCAATAACATTACTTTTATTTGATATCTTATAAGAATCATAATTTACTGCTGTAATTGTAGTTAAATTTAGTTTTCCTAAGTCAAAATTGTCAGTTAATCCACCATGAAAGATGCTAAATGTATCCTTACTAAAAGGCTGTAGAATCAATGTTGAAGATTTTGTTGGGTATGCTTCTAAAACACCTTGGCAATAGTCAATATTAATTTGTCCTAAATTTAATTTATCTGAATTTGGAATTACCAAATGATTGTTATTAAATATAGCACAATTATTTGTATATAAACACAATTCTCCTAAATTATTACAAATAGAGCTACAATCAAACAACCTCGTATTTATATTAAAGTATTGTACATAAGGAAATTCGCTAGAAAAATCAATCATACTCCCACCAAAATGATCAACCGGCCTATTTGGGCCATGTCCAAATAACCAAATGTTATCTTGTTTGTCTTGTGCAAATATATTGGTCAATAGAAATACTAATATAATTACTCTTGCACATTTCATATACTCGAATTTAAAAAATGCCTGGCTATAAATTGATTTATAACCAGGCTTTAATTATAACTATTGTTTCAAAATTTTCTTAAATAACCGATTGACAAGCGTACTAATAAACAAGTTTAAATAAAATTGCCATTAAAATTTCACCAACTTCTCACATTTTACCTCAATTCTTTGCTCCATAATTTTAACAATATAAACTCCATTAGAAATAGAATTTAACTCAATCTCATTACTTCCTGCATACAATCGTTTTGTTAGTATTAAATTTCCGTTTACATCATACAAATAGAGAAACATCTTTTCTGGATTATAATCCAAGACATTGAGTATAAAATAATCTTTACAAGGGTTTGGAAATATTTCGATCTTAATTTGATCTTGATCATCGATTGTCGTAGTTGTTCCTATATTCAAAATCTTGCATAGTGTATCAGCTCCATTCTTATTTTTTGCAATCATACACACTTCATATATACCATTTTTGCTATACCGATGGATTGGACTTTGTGAATTACTCGTCATCCCATCTCCAAATCTCCATTCCCATTCAGTAACTTCATAAGCACTAAGATCTGTAAACTCAAAATTTAGATAATCAGTCGTATCTTGATCATGTCGCCACCATGCCCATGGGATATTATCTATTCCTAATGTATCACACAAACTGCCATCAAGAGGGCCTAGGCGATAGTTTGGCATATTGGGAATTCCGTAACCTCCCAGAGTTTTTAAGGCAAAACTATTAGATCGTGGTATACAAGCCTTTCCAGGCTCATTCGGTTTATTGATACGGTGCATCGCGAAATTACTGTATGCATTAGAAATGTATATTCTACCATCAGGACCAAGTTGATGTAGGTTGTATTGTGAACCCCATTGAGTTTGACTCTCAATAGTGTCTATTAATTCAGGAGAATCAAAGGATTGCAAATTTTCTAAATCCATTTGATATAGATTCTTTTGTTCACTGTAATATAAATATCTTGAATTTGGAGAAAAACTTATTCCTGAAAAACTGGAGGTTGGATAATTATCCATCCTTATAAATTCAATTTCTCCAGTACATCGATCAAATTTATAAAGCTTTATATATAATCCTTGTCTGAAATCAATGGCATCCAATAATGCAAAATACTCTCCATTAGGAGAAAAAACAACTTGGCCATATCCTTCTTTTATATTTGGACCAATATTTTGTGAACTAATTAGAATAATGCCCTCTGACGTTAATAAATATTTATAAAATAAATTTGTATTTTCCTTATTTAAAATTATCCAATAATCTCTACCATTAGCATGCTTACAAGCGGTTAAACATCCACTATTTATGGTGTCATGAACGACATTTCCTTTATTAATGACTTTTTCTGAGAATTTATCAATTAATAAGTAATTCAAATCAAGTACATGAAAATGTGGGGAATTTAATACAATATTAATATAAAATAAATAATAGCTCGAATCTGAATTTGGATTATTTAAAAATAATACACCTTGAGGTTCATGAAGTCCATCCCAATACTGAATCCCTAAATTAGTAGCTCCTAGAACTTTTTTAAAATTTGCATCTTCTACATCATAACCATTGGTATAGTATAATAAATTCCCTTCCTTATCTGAAATGGATGCATTGGCTTCAAAAATAACCATCTTTCCTTGTGGTGCAAAACTTACCATTGGATTACCGCTATTAAAATCTACTAATGTAGTTCCAAATCTTGGGTCACCTTTACCTCCATCATATCCAAAAACCCAATTAAAATCATACCGTTGGCTATAGCCAACGGTATGATTTAATAAACCAAGGACAATTATTATAGTTCTTGTTATTCCACTCATTCGATTAATAATTTTTTTAATATGACCTTGCCATTTAAACATTCAACCCTCAAAAAATAAATGCCACATTTAAGATTGTCTGTACTTAATTTAATCAGATCTAATGATTTTGTATTTAGCTCATTTTGAATATATCGACCATGAATATCCAATACTTCAATTTTTAGAATGCTAGTCTCTCTATTTAAATTTTCAAGGATAACCCAGCTTTTGGTAGGATTAGGGTATAATCTGATTCCATTTTCATGGTCTATATTTTTAGAACTCATTACTACCGGCTGAGAAGGAGGACAAAGTACATCATCATTGAATTCATAATCAATCGTCTTAGCATATAACATTCTTGCAACAGATACAGCGTAGGAATTCTGACGATTTACAATTCTATTCATATCTCAAAGCTTCCACCGGGTCTAAGTTGGCAGCTTTTAAAGCAGGGTATAAGCCAGACAAAATACCGACGATCATACAGACAACTAAGCCTAATATAATCCAGGCCCAAGGAATAAAAAATGCACCTCCAACAATTAATGTTACGATATTTCCAACAGGAATGCCTATTAATATACCAAGGATTCCTCCAAACTGACAGATGATAATTGCTTCTGTTAAAAATTGATAAATAATATTTCTTTTCGTGGCACCTATAGCTTTTGCAATTCCTATTTCTCGGGTTCGTTCTGTTACAGAAACTAACATGATATTCATTAAACCAATGGCAGCGCCTAATAATGTCATTAAACCTATGGCAATGGCAGCGGCCCGAAGTTTGACTGTATTTTCTTTTAAAAACTCTACAATACCATCACTTTTAAAAATTTCAAAATCGCTTTCTTCATAAGGTTTTAATTGCCGAATTACTCTCATAATTCCAGTAGCATCTGATATCGTATTTTCCATTTGCATTGCGTCGGATACCGCAACATCTAAATCGTAATTTGCATCTGCATAACCATAATCAAATTTTGCTCTTAAAAGGGGAATAAAAATTCTCCGATCAGCACCTTCATTCATACTTGCTCCTTTTGATTTTAAAACACCGACGATCTGATATTTCTGATTATTGATAAGGATGGTTTGATTAATTGCTTTTTCGGCCAAATCATTAAATAATCGCTTTACTATTTCAGCTCCAATGATTGCTCTCGGACTACCATTTTCCAATTCATGATTTGAAAAACTTCTTCCATTTGAAATTTCATAACCGGTGACTTTGAAATAATTTTCATCGATTCCGCGAATTCTTGTGGTAGGATTTGTTTTCTGATTTTCAAATTGCACTACAGCATTTCCACTTGCTCCAAAGGATACAGTCACAAAGCCTTTATTTATAAACCGTTCTTTAAATTCAATGACCTGAGTATATTTTAGAGGTGGAGATTCCTTGTAATTTTGTCCGCTGCCATGTCTGCGAAATTCAGTTGATTTTCGATCAATACTAAAGCTATTCGCCCCTAAGTAGGAAAAATTGCTACTCATACTGTAGATCATACTATCGATAGATGTCAAAATACCTACCAATGCCATGATTCCTAAAGCAATTATCAAAAGTGTCAAAACAGACCTTAATAAATTCGCTTTGACATTGGAAAATGATAAAAGGAATATTTCTTTATATTTCATATTCTATTTCAAAGATAAGCGGTACTTAATCAACCGACTTCTTTTTTGTATTGAAGCGGCTCACTTTTCGACGAATTGGAATTATTAATCGAGGATAGCAGTTTGACTTAAGTTAAGCAAATCATTATGAATAAACGAATTGGATGCTATGATATGATGTGAATTTAAAATGTTTTCGGTCTCCCCATTAAAATTTGTGACACGACCACCAGCTTCCCGTATCAATAATATTCCTGCGGCCATATCCCATGAATTCAAACGAGTTTCATAATAACCATCAAAGCGCCCACAGGCTGTATATGCAAGATCAATAGCAGCAGAACCTAATCGACGAACGCCTCTGGATTGATTTAATACAGCAACCAGGATTTGAAGAAGATTATCCATCCACTTTCTTTGATATGGAAAGCCTGTTGCAATGACAGATTCATCTATACGTTTTACCGCACTAACACTTATTTTTTTTCCATTGCAATAAGCTCCTCCATCCTTCCATGCATAAAAACATGCATCTTGCATGATGTCGTGCACAATACCAATTAACAATTCATTCCCTCTCACTAAAGCAAGACTAATTGAGAAGATTGGAATCCCTTTTAAAAAATTCGTAGTGCCATCTAAAGGATCAATAATCCAGGTATATTCACTTACCAGATCAATTGAATGGGTTCCTTCTTCTGTAATAAAGCTACTTTTCGGAATTAATAAGGACAGTTCAGAAACTAGTTTTTTTTCTGTTTCAATATCAACATACGAAACTAAACTATGTTTCTCTTTTTCTTGAATCTGTTCATCTGTCACTTTACCCAATTCTTCTTTAATAAAAACAGACGCAGCTTTAACAATGCCTACTGCTTTGCAGCAAATTTCCTCAATAGCTATGGTGTTATTCATATAAATTGTATTCTGTGTAAAGTTACATTAATTTTTAACCTTCCAATGAGTTGCAAAGTCTGTTCTGAATTCATTTACTACCATTTGCTGTTTGAAATCCAACAATCCATATAGGTGGATTTTAATTTACCGGAACTTTGTTTTGAATTGCTAAGTATTTTCGAACACTTGAATTTAAGTCAGCTCATAAGCCCAAGGCGTATTGAAAGTTGGATTGTATTAATAATGGATGCTTATTGAATTTTAAACCAGAACTATTTTTTCAAATAATCCCGGCTTGTTATATTATAGCTTATAAGGATCCTTATTTTTTTAGTATAAATCGTATAGGAATTGAAAATCGATTACTCCATGAATTTTCACTATGATCGTCTCCTTTGAAAATTAAACTTTTATAATTTATTTCGGTGTAATTATTTTCTTTGAAATACTGATCCGCTTGTAATTGGTATACCCGATAATTTAAATCCGATCCTAAAGTGCCATAATCAAAATAAAATCGATGTGTTTTTGAATCCGGGATTTTATTTTTGAGATACATAAGGATATAGGGTGCAATATTTTCATTTTTATTTTCTAATCCAACAGGCCAATGCGTGGACATACAAATTGCGCTTGAAAAAATATCCGGGTATTCACAAACTGCATACAAGGAAATCAAAGCACCCATACTAGATCCTGCAATAAAAGTATTTTCTGGTTTTGTTAGGGTAGCATACGTTTTATCTATAAAAGGTTTTAGCTCTTTAACTAAAAAGGAAAGATAGTCATCTCCTAAAAGCTTATTTTCAAGTCTGTTTTTAATAAAATATGTGCTTAGTGCTTTTGGAAGATAACGGATTGCTTTTTCAGGACAATATTCAGTTCGCCTGAGTTTGGAGTCATTCCAAATTCCCACGACAATGCAGGCTTTGATTTCTAATCGATCGATAAGTTCTGTAAGGGTTTCATCTATCTTCCATTCCTTGTGATTCCAGGAATTTGTTGAATCAAACAGCATTTGTCCATCTTGCATATAAAGGACCGGGTAGCGTTTAGTGGTGTCGTAGTGCGGAGGTAACCAGA from Saprospiraceae bacterium carries:
- a CDS encoding PKD domain-containing protein; this translates as MKCARVIILVFLLTNIFAQDKQDNIWLFGHGPNRPVDHFGGSMIDFSSEFPYVQYFNINTRLFDCSSICNNLGELCLYTNNCAIFNNNHLVIPNSDKLNLGQINIDYCQGVLEAYPTKSSTLILQPFSKDTFSIFHGGLTDNFDLGKLNLTTITAVNYDSYKISNKSNVIDTSFITDGIQAIKHGNGRDWWIVMHESSSNNFIKYLFTPAGIIGPIKQAIGNTWTHQYWTAQAAFSLDGNWYALVSEYNGVNLFRFDRCTGILSDYKSLNHPASDNRNYPRGVCFSPNSKLLYVSADFSLYQYNLDAPDISNSYTLIDTTDHYKLPYTFFSTFYQLMLAPDHKIYGITNSESNFLHVIHNPDLPGKACNLKQHDILLPSTYFQSMPNFPHFRIFDWDDSPCDTLGIDKSAVARWRYAQDSINYLRFDFTDLSYTDILEWTWNFGDPTSVKNSSALKNPEHIFTKNGIYPVCLIAKNKHGSDTLCKDIQIGPVGTEDNGIQIDIKSSVLLAPNPCKEFLEIQISNYNPQNMTAHIYNQMGLKLKSVKLYQGVNKIEMDDLIPGIYFISILENGRLQLTKNINRI
- a CDS encoding T9SS type A sorting domain-containing protein, producing MSGITRTIIIVLGLLNHTVGYSQRYDFNWVFGYDGGKGDPRFGTTLVDFNSGNPMVSFAPQGKMVIFEANASISDKEGNLLYYTNGYDVEDANFKKVLGATNLGIQYWDGLHEPQGVLFLNNPNSDSSYYLFYINIVLNSPHFHVLDLNYLLIDKFSEKVINKGNVVHDTINSGCLTACKHANGRDYWIILNKENTNLFYKYLLTSEGIILISSQNIGPNIKEGYGQVVFSPNGEYFALLDAIDFRQGLYIKLYKFDRCTGEIEFIRMDNYPTSSFSGISFSPNSRYLYYSEQKNLYQMDLENLQSFDSPELIDTIESQTQWGSQYNLHQLGPDGRIYISNAYSNFAMHRINKPNEPGKACIPRSNSFALKTLGGYGIPNMPNYRLGPLDGSLCDTLGIDNIPWAWWRHDQDTTDYLNFEFTDLSAYEVTEWEWRFGDGMTSNSQSPIHRYSKNGIYEVCMIAKNKNGADTLCKILNIGTTTTIDDQDQIKIEIFPNPCKDYFILNVLDYNPEKMFLYLYDVNGNLILTKRLYAGSNEIELNSISNGVYIVKIMEQRIEVKCEKLVKF
- a CDS encoding T9SS type A sorting domain-containing protein, encoding MNRIVNRQNSYAVSVARMLYAKTIDYEFNDDVLCPPSQPVVMSSKNIDHENGIRLYPNPTKSWVILENLNRETSILKIEVLDIHGRYIQNELNTKSLDLIKLSTDNLKCGIYFLRVECLNGKVILKKLLIE
- a CDS encoding ABC transporter permease; its protein translation is MKYKEIFLLSFSNVKANLLRSVLTLLIIALGIMALVGILTSIDSMIYSMSSNFSYLGANSFSIDRKSTEFRRHGSGQNYKESPPLKYTQVIEFKERFINKGFVTVSFGASGNAVVQFENQKTNPTTRIRGIDENYFKVTGYEISNGRSFSNHELENGSPRAIIGAEIVKRLFNDLAEKAINQTILINNQKYQIVGVLKSKGASMNEGADRRIFIPLLRAKFDYGYADANYDLDVAVSDAMQMENTISDATGIMRVIRQLKPYEESDFEIFKSDGIVEFLKENTVKLRAAAIAIGLMTLLGAAIGLMNIMLVSVTERTREIGIAKAIGATKRNIIYQFLTEAIIICQFGGILGILIGIPVGNIVTLIVGGAFFIPWAWIILGLVVCMIVGILSGLYPALKAANLDPVEALRYE
- a CDS encoding inositol monophosphatase → MAIEEICCKAVGIVKAASVFIKEELGKVTDEQIQEKEKHSLVSYVDIETEKKLVSELSLLIPKSSFITEEGTHSIDLVSEYTWIIDPLDGTTNFLKGIPIFSISLALVRGNELLIGIVHDIMQDACFYAWKDGGAYCNGKKISVSAVKRIDESVIATGFPYQRKWMDNLLQILVAVLNQSRGVRRLGSAAIDLAYTACGRFDGYYETRLNSWDMAAGILLIREAGGRVTNFNGETENILNSHHIIASNSFIHNDLLNLSQTAILD
- a CDS encoding alpha/beta hydrolase, which encodes MVQWILSGFLMLLCTAYSFSQKPVVAFGKIIRHEKFKSTFVKARNIDVWLPPHYDTTKRYPVLYMQDGQMLFDSTNSWNHKEWKIDETLTELIDRLEIKACIVVGIWNDSKLRRTEYCPEKAIRYLPKALSTYFIKNRLENKLLGDDYLSFLVKELKPFIDKTYATLTKPENTFIAGSSMGALISLYAVCEYPDIFSSAICMSTHWPVGLENKNENIAPYILMYLKNKIPDSKTHRFYFDYGTLGSDLNYRVYQLQADQYFKENNYTEINYKSLIFKGDDHSENSWSNRFSIPIRFILKK